Proteins from one Malassezia vespertilionis chromosome 2, complete sequence genomic window:
- the MSH6 gene encoding DNA mismatch repair protein msh6 (COG:L; EggNog:ENOG503NU39), which produces MAPGSAVKQSSLLGFFSKSPAQKHAPHVATPPPSSQPTQASPSPSPHARDATPTSLTPPPSSDAPDEPVTDGRRRAASRRVSYYEERSEDSKSSDDEHAEKDAFVASDASSSDEDAVSAVASEDDATSEPEPATPPPRAAKRKELLAPPTLPRSQSHLTKAELRAQGEKRRRIENEEAYSFLLDVRDKEGHRPGELDYDKRTLYIPPAVWQTFTPFEKQFWELKQHHFDTVLFFQKGKFYELYEDDAMIGHRELDLKLTDRVKMKMVGVPEASFDMFATKLLALGYKVGRVDQMETAVAKGMRVGEKSRGGGSEIVRRELRHVVTGGTIVDGAALDDLSSYCVCIKEHRHSQDAPPTFGIATLDAATAEFRLVSFEDDMVLTQLETLLRSLRIREVLHEKGIISPATLRLIRNLIPSTCQITMLRPHTEFLDADAAQLRLQTLFHADTPESLPAALQPLLGERLSMSALGGMLWYLEQLNLDVDLCASANFARLAPPGKNGVLVLDAKSLMHLNVLHNDEGTDTGTLHRLLNRCITPYGRRLFTLWLAAPLTDIDAINARLDAVDDALRVPQFEEAFAALVRGMPDLARLQTRIVAGKSRPRDFLSVLHAYAKFSPARAQLLEIASEFSKGIRARLEEMPDVSALAAALRANFHAKDDGSFTPRPSKFPAFDVAEEGVREAEAALEKERAACVEALSIPSSHVAWKHIGTNEIYQIEVPAKTRVPADWIVMSQTKANKRYYTPHGRDLVRHLKEARERRLAAVRAFQDDIYVLYRADYPMFARAVHLVAEIDCLLSLAKSAAALGPAVRPTLLDKDTAAFCFTALRHPCIRPSIVSGSATFIPNDIALGGDKEEVMILTGGNMAGKSTTARTAATAVILAQIGCYVPAEHASLVPVDRIASRMGANDQLFCNNSTFMVEMLEAAKIMREATPKSLVIIDELGRGTSTFDGQAIAYAVLHHIIARTRCLCFFMTHYSSMAATLDAYPRVSNKHMQVLVDDAARDVVFTYQLVEGIAASSYGTQVARIAGVPSEICTKAARISQDFFHTAAQAHARRAHSRIPLERLTDFAFLVRLHAQSAPPEILAAQLRILFAAARTCVGKVPRVGEEDERAHPAPPLSVHVHTHEPARPDVPIVDVSSPNAEIERKHGTYDWECAAWSTHPQDPARHGAHAAEAPLSESVALEHSDSVRSQRNWNEFNGFAVSPLPSPLMHLSDVEDDKKYDSAQHKHTKTNAFFSHVSAPTPTPPQNKGVSRSASSRTPASAVDTVRQRHRALSSPHQPSIETCSARNWQSVFGLLPPEPKISLPTTRHVHGPSINVTNDSILPLHQNQMGDDALPLHLDEKNDVFGDKLLRAVDQPTEDEQEGRVGPYSVLHRLGTGAFSKVLLAKGNASERVALKMIACEPWKVDNRMRVSWVREAEVLKHVSHPNIVQFVTAFRTPEHYTLVLDAVPGGELFDLISTHEADIVQREWLVRRIFGELTGAVGWMHQNNLVHRDIKLENIMMTKRLFSAGNLPLVPAALGPVPLIKVTDFGLARFVGPDQLLETRCGSEEYAAPELIIGKKYDGRKTDVWALGVVLYALLTGGLPFLEDTVINTVDTAQEAPNREQQHCASKVHAERDEKDRKAHLLRIAKGDLRWPLPMNDACESGPGAYGPKLRLITPPARCVVSRFLRRDQAKRAQCYELWKENWFLYGSFGAETAPISLDDSTMLCVAEEESAQKERVPLPYDPQSQEGKAWMQKCTSTRSEAVPQAANRDV; this is translated from the exons ATGGCGCCTGGTAGTGCAGTGAAGCAATCCTCGCTCCTGGGCTTCTTTTCAAAGAGCCCAGCGCAgaagcacgcgccgcacgtcgcgacgccgccgccgagctcACAGCCGACGCAAGCCTCCCCGTCGCCTTCGCCACACGCCCGGGATGCAACGCCCACGTCGCtgacgccgccgccgtcaagcgatgcgccggacgAGCCTGTGACAGATGGAAGACGTcgtgccgcgtcgcgccgtgTCAGCTATTACGAGGAGCGATCCGAGGATAGCAAGTCTTccgacgacgagcacgcggaaaaagacgcgTTTGTCGCGTCCGACGCCTCTTcgagcgacgaggacgcTGTGAGTGCCGTGGCCTCGGAGGACGATGCAACGTCCGAGCCCGAGCcggcgacgccgccgccgcgcgccgcaaagcgcaaggagctcttggcgccgcccacgctgccgcgctcgcaaaGCCACTTGACCAAAGCcgagctgcgtgcgcagggAGAAAAGCGGCGTAGAATCGAGAACGAAGAGGCGTACAGTTTCTTGCTCGATGTCCGCGACAAGGAAGGCCATCGTCCTGGCGAGCTTGACTATGACAAGCGCACACTCTATATCCCCCCTGCCGTCTGGCAGACCTTTACGCCATTTGAAAAGCAGTTTTGGGAGCTGAAGCAGCACCACTTTGACACGGTGCTCTTTTTCCAAAAAGGCAAGTTTTACGAGTTGTACGAGGACGATGCGATGATTGGGCACCGCGAGCTCGATCTCAAGCTTACGGACCGCGTGAAAATGAAGATGGTCGGCGTCCCGGAAGCGTCGTTCGACATGTTTGCCACCAAGCTCCTTGCCCTTGGCTACAAAGTGGGCCGTGTCGACCAGATGGAGACTGCCGTCGCTAAGGGCATGCGTGTCGGCGAGAAATCGCGCGGGGGCGGCTCGGAAATTGTCcggcgcgagctgcgccacgTCGTGACGGGTGGCACGATtgtcgacggcgcggcgctggacgatcTAAGCAGCTACTGTGTATGCATTAAAGAGCACAGGCACTCGCaggacgcgccgcccacgtTTGGCATCGCGACGCTCGACGCTGCCACCGCCGAGTTCCGCTTGGTATCGTTTGAGGACGACATGGTGCTCACCCAGCTCGAAACACTGCtccgctcgctgcgcatccgCGAAGTGCTGCACGAAAAGGGCATCATCTCCCCTGCAACACTGCGTCTGATCCGCAACTTGATACCTTCGACGTGCCAGATCACCATGCTGCGGCCCCACACCGAGTTTCTGgacgccgacgctgcgcagctgcgcctccAGACGCTCTTTCACGCCGACACGCCGGAATCGCtgcccgccgcgctgcagccgctgcttggcgagcgTTTGTCCATgtccgcgctgggcggcaTGCTCTGGTacctcgagcagctcaatCTCGACGTGGATCtctgcgccagcgccaacTTTGCACGCCTTGCACCGCCCGGCAAGAATGGTGTGCTGGTGCTCGATGCAAAGTCGCTCATGCACCTCAACGTCCTGCACAACGACGAGGGCACCGACACTggcacgctgcaccgcCTCCTGAACCGGTGCATTACGCCGTATGGCCGCCGGCTCTTTACTCTCtggctcgccgcgccgctcaccGACATTGACGCGATCAATGCACGACTTGACGCCGTAGACGATGCTTTGCGTGTGCCGCAGTTTGAGGAggcgtttgccgcgcttgtgcgcggcatgcccgacttggcgcgcttgcagacGCGCATCGTGGCGGGCAAGTCGCGTCCGCGCGACTTTTTgagcgtgctgcatgccTACGCCAAATTTTCTCCCGCCCGAGCCCAGCTCCTGGAGATTGCCAGCGAGTTTTCGAAAggcattcgcgcgcgcttggaggAGATGCCGGACGTGTCGGCGCTGGCCGCAGCACTCCGCGCAAACTTCCACGCAAAAGACGACGGGTCCTTTACGCCGCGCCCCTCCAAGTTTCCCGCATTTGACGTTGCCGAAGaaggcgtgcgcgaagcagAAGCCGCGCTTGAAAAAGaacgcgcggcgtgcgtggagGCGCTCAGCATCCCGTCGAGCCACGTCGCATGGAAACACATTGGCACCAACGAGATTTACCAAATCGAAGTGCCcgccaagacgcgcgtTCCTGCCGACTGGATCGTGATGAGCCAAACCAAGGCGAACAAGCGCTACTATACGCCTCACGGCCGCGACCTTGTCCGTCACCtcaaagaggcgcgcgaacgccgcttggcagcggtgcgtgcattccAGGATGATATCTACGTGCTCTACCGTGCAGACTACCCCatgtttgcgcgcgctgtgcacctGGTCGCTGAGATCGACTGCCTCTTGAGCCTCGCCAAGAGTGCAGCCGCACTTGGACCGGCGGTGCGTCCCACGCTTCTGGACAAAGACACCGCTGCGTTTTGCTTcaccgcgctgcgccaccCATGCATACGCCCCAGCATCGTGAGCGGCAGTGCGACGTTTATCCCGAACGATATCGCGCTCGGTGGCGACAAGGAGGAAGTGATGATCCTCACAGGGGGAAATATGGCGGGAAAAAgcaccacggcgcgcaccgccgccacTGCAGTGATCCTCGCGCAGATCGGGTGCTACGTGCCTGCAGAGCACGCCAGCCTCGTGCCGGTCGACCGtatcgcgtcgcgcatggGCGCCAACGACCAGCTCTTTTGCAACAACAGCACATTTATGGTGGAAATGCTGGAAGCCGCCAAGATTATGCGCGAGGCCACGCCGAAATCTCTCGTGATCATCGACGAGCTGGGCCGTGGTACATCGACGTTCGACGGGCAGGCAATTGCGTATGCTGTGCTGCACCATAtcatcgcgcgcacgcgctgtcTTTGCTTCTTTATGACGCACTACTCCAGCATGGCCGCCACGTTGGATGCCTATCCACGCGTCTCGAACAAGCACATGCAAGTGCTGgtcgacgatgcggcgcgcgatgtCGTGTTTACCTACCAGTTAGTCGAGGGGATCGCAGCGTCGTCGTATGGCACAcaagtcgcgcgcattgccgGCGTCCCAAGCGAGATTTGCAccaaagccgcgcgcatctcGCAAGATTTCTTCCACACTGCCGCGCAggcacacgcacgccgcgcgcacagccGCATCCCCCTCGAAAGGCTCACCGATTTTGCCTTCCTCGTCCGCCTCCATGCGCAATCCGCGCCCCCAGAAatcctcgccgcgcagctgcgcatccTCTTCGCAGCTGCACGGACCTGTGTAGGAAAAGT CCCACGTGTAGGGGAGGAGGACGAACGGGCACATCCAGCCCCGCCCTTGTCCGTACACGTACACACACACGAGCCTGCACGGCCGGACGTGCCCATTGTGGACGTATCCTCGCCGAATGCAGAGATAGAAAGGAAGCATGGCACGTATGATTGGGAGTGTGCGGCGTGGTCTACGCACCCCCAGGACCCAGCGCGACATGGAGCGCATGCCGCAGAGGCGCCGTTGTCGGAGAgcgttgcgctcgagcattCCGACTCGGTGCGCAGCCAGCGGAATTGGAACGAGTTCAACGGGTTCGCCGTATCGCCGCTTCCCAGCCCTTTGATGCACCTGTCCGACGTTGAAGACGACAAAAAATACGacagcgcgcagcacaaacACACGAAAACAAATGCTTTTTTTTCACACGTATCCGCGCCTACACCGACTCCGCCGCAGAACAAGGGCGTCTCGCGCAGTGCCAGCAGTCGCACGCCAGCGTCTGCAGTGGATACAGTCCGCCAGCGCCACCGCGCGCTGAGTTCGCCGCATCAACCGAGCATCGAAACATGCTCCGCACGCAACTGGCAGTCTGTGTTTGGGCTGCTTCCGCCCGAGCCCAAAATCAGCCTGCCAACGACACGCCATGTGCATGGGCCGTCTATAAATGTCACCAACGACAGCATCCTGCCGTTGCATCAGAATCAAATGGGCGACGAcgctttgccgctgcacctcgaCGAAAAGAACGATGTGTTTGGCGACAAGCTGCTTCGCGCCGTCGACCAGCCCACCGAGGACGAACAAGAGGGGCGCGTCGGTCCATACTCTGTACTGCATCGACTCGGTACCGGCGCATTCAGTAAGgtgctgctcgccaaaggGAATGCGTCCGAACGCGTCGCGCTAAAGATGATTGCCTGCGAGCCGTGGAAAGTGGACAATCGCATGCGCGTGAGTTGGGTCCGGGAAGCAGAGGTGCTGAAACACGTTTCGCACCCCAACATTGTACAATTTGTCACCGCCTTCCGGACACCCGAACACTATACCCTCGTCCTCGATGCTGTACCTGGCGGCGAGCTTTTCGATCTCATTTCCACGCACGAGGCCGATatcgtgcagcgcgaatggcttgtgcgccgcatcttTGGCGAGTTGACCGGTGCCGTGGGATGGATGCACCAGAACAATTTGGTCCACCGCGACATCAAGCTGGAAAACATCATGATGACCAAGCGACTCTTCTCCGCTGGCAATCTGCCGCTGGTCCCAGCGGCGTTGGGACCAGTGCCACTGATAAAGGTGACAGACTTTGGCCTTGCACGCTTTGTCGGCCCTGATCAACTGCTGGAGACCAGGTGCGGGAGCGAGGAATATGCCGCGCCGGAACTCATTATCGGAAAAAAGTACGATGGGAGAAAGACGGACGTTTGGGCATTGGGCGTTGTGCTGTATGCACTTCTCACCGGCGGCTTGCCGTTCCTGGAAGACACCGTGATTAACACTGTGGATACGGCGCAAGAGGCGCCCAACAGAGAACAACAACACTGCGCATCTAAGGTGCACGCAGAGCGCGATGAGAAAGATCGTAAAGCACATTTGCTCCGCATTGCCAAGGGCGATTTGCGCTGGCCGCTGCCTATGAACGACGCATGCGAAAGCGGCCCAGGGGCGTACGGCCCGAAACTTCGGCTCATCACGCCGCCTGCACGCTGCGTTGTTTCGCGCTTTCTCCGCAGAGATCAGGCgaaacgcgcgcagtgctaTGAGTTATGGAAAGAGAACTGGTTCCTATACGGGAGCTTCGGCGCGGAAACGGCACCTATTTCGCTCGACGACTCGACCATGTTGTGCGTTGCAGAAGAAGAAAGTGCACAGAAGGAGAGAGTGCCGCTTCCTTACGATCCCCAAAGCCAGGAGGGCAAAGCGTGGATGCAGAAGTGCACATCCACCCGCAGCGAAGCGGTGCCGCAGGCAGCAAATCGCGACGTGTAG